The following proteins come from a genomic window of Mammaliicoccus sp. Marseille-Q6498:
- the kynU gene encoding kynureninase, giving the protein MDTAFNTTKEFAQALDTADVLHHVRDRFYIQPNEIYMDGNSLGLASKDAEATLLEALEVWKREGIKIWNVEDSKYYHYSKKIAASMAPLIGADADEVVVVGSTTSNIHQALGTFYKPTKDKYKILVDDLNFPTDRYAVDSQVKLKGLNPDDAVKVVTSKDGSFIDENAIIDAMTEDVALILLPTVLYRSAQVLDMEKITMAAKERDIIIGWDLCHAIGALEMDFTQIDADFAVWCTYKYLSAGPGATAGLYINKKHFDKTPGITGWFGNKDETQFQLNHTFEHQQDASGWQIGTPNILSMAPLEGVLKIFDEIGIHAIRKKSLHITSYLMYLIDEKLSNYGYSVGNLREDFKRGGHVCLVHDEAYRISLALKDKGVIPDFREPNVIRLAPTALYTSYEEVYKVVEILEEIAQNQVYEKYSNKRGLVV; this is encoded by the coding sequence ATGGATACAGCATTTAATACAACGAAAGAGTTTGCGCAAGCTTTAGATACTGCTGATGTTTTGCATCATGTAAGGGATCGTTTTTACATACAACCTAATGAAATTTATATGGATGGGAATTCGTTAGGTCTTGCTTCTAAGGATGCGGAAGCGACTTTATTAGAAGCATTGGAAGTTTGGAAACGTGAAGGTATCAAAATTTGGAATGTTGAGGATAGTAAATATTATCATTACTCTAAAAAAATCGCAGCTTCTATGGCACCGCTTATTGGAGCTGATGCGGATGAAGTGGTTGTTGTTGGTAGTACGACTTCTAATATTCATCAAGCTTTAGGTACATTTTACAAACCTACTAAAGATAAATATAAAATTTTAGTTGATGATTTGAATTTTCCTACAGATCGCTACGCTGTGGACAGTCAAGTTAAATTAAAAGGCCTCAATCCTGACGATGCTGTTAAAGTCGTTACGAGTAAAGATGGTTCGTTTATAGATGAAAATGCCATTATAGATGCGATGACTGAAGATGTTGCATTAATTTTGTTACCTACTGTTCTATATAGAAGTGCTCAAGTATTAGACATGGAAAAAATTACGATGGCAGCAAAAGAACGAGATATTATAATCGGTTGGGATTTATGTCATGCCATTGGTGCGCTTGAAATGGACTTTACTCAAATAGATGCTGACTTTGCAGTTTGGTGTACGTATAAATATTTATCTGCAGGTCCTGGGGCAACTGCTGGATTATATATCAATAAAAAGCATTTTGATAAAACGCCTGGCATCACAGGATGGTTTGGTAATAAAGACGAAACGCAATTCCAGCTTAATCACACATTTGAACATCAACAAGATGCTTCAGGTTGGCAAATTGGTACACCTAACATTTTATCGATGGCGCCACTTGAAGGTGTGCTTAAAATATTTGATGAGATCGGTATTCACGCAATTCGCAAAAAATCACTGCATATCACATCATATCTAATGTATTTAATTGATGAAAAGCTATCAAATTATGGTTATTCAGTAGGCAATTTAAGAGAAGACTTTAAGCGCGGTGGACATGTTTGTCTCGTACATGATGAAGCATATCGTATTAGTCTCGCTTTAAAAGATAAAGGCGTTATTCCTGATTTTAGAGAACCAAATGTAATTCGACTCGCACCAACAGCATTATATACTTCATACGAAGAAGTTTACAAAGTAGTTGAAATTTTAGAAGAAATCGCTCAAAATCAAGTGTACGAGAAATATAGTAATAAACGTGGACTAGTCGTATAA